TCCAGGCGCAGCATGCCGGTGAAGTTCTTCGCCGGCACGCGGCCGTACTTCTCGGCGGTCTTCATGGCGATGTAGGCATTGGTGTTGCAGGGGTTGCCCACCACCAGCACCTTGCAGTCCGGAGCGGCGTACTGGCCGATCGCGGCGCCCTGCACGGTGAAGATCTTGGCGTTCTCGGTCAGCAGGTCCTTGCGCTCCATGCCGGGGCCGCGCGGGCGGGCACCCACGAGCAGGGCGACCTGGGCGTCCTTGAACGCGACGTTGGGATCGTCGGTCGCGATCATGCCGGCCAGCAGCGGGAAGGCGCAGTCTTCCAGTTCCATCATCACGCCCTTGACGGCCTTCTGGGCCTGGGGCAGATCGAGCAACTGGAGAATGACGGGCTGGTCCTTACCCAGCATTTCGCCGCTGGCGATGCGGAACAGCAGGCTGTAGCCGATCTGGCCGGCGGCACCGGTCACTGCGACGCGGACGGGGGCTTTGCTCATGTGGTGACTCCCTCAAAAAAGACTGACTGGCTGATCGATGATGCGTGCCGATGGCGCCGGCTTCGAACGATCCGGGATGGATCGGAAGACGGCTTACCGGGCAGCCTCCAAGGCGCCCAGATGTTAGAAGCAAGGCAGGGGCGTGTCAAATGAGGTCCTTAATCTTATATAAGACATAAGACATGACATGGACGTGCCGGAAAATTTGTGTTTCAATACTTGCATGTCGCACGACGCCCCGACCTTCAGTCCGCTCTACCGCCAGATCAAGGCCTTGATTCTGCAGGCGCTTGAGGCGGGGGAATGGCGTCCGGGTCAGGCCATCCCGAGCGAGCAGGAGCTCGCCGCCCGTTTCAGCGTCTCCCAGGGCACGGTCCGCAAGGCCATCGACGAAATGGCGGCAGACAACCTCCTGGTGCGCAAGCAGGGCAAGGGGACCTACGTTGCGTCGCACAACGATCCGCGCGCGCTATTCCGCTTTTTACGCCTGGTGCCGATGGATGGCAACCTCTCCCATCCGCAGAGCGTGCCGCTCGACTGCTGGCGGGCGAAGGCGGGGCAGGAAGCGTCGCGCATGCTGGGCATCGAGCCCGGCGCACCCATCATCATCCTCCGCCGTCTTCTCAGGTTCGGCGCCAAGCCGGTGGTCATCGACGAGATCTACCTGCCCGGCGACCTGTTCCAGGGCCTGAACCTGGAAGTGCTGCAGGACTGGAGCGGATCGCTGTACAGCCTGTTCGAGACGCGTTTCGGCATGCGCATGATCCGCGCGCAGGAGCGCATCCGCGCCGTGGCGGCCGACCGTTCCGCGGCCGAGGCGCTGAAGCTGGCCGAGGGCACGCCGCTGCTGTCGGTCGAGCGCGTGACCTATACATATGGCGACAAGCCGGTCGAGTGGCGCCGTGGCCTGTATTCCACGGCCGATCATTTTTACTTGAACGAGCTCAATTGAATTGGACGCCTTGCCGTCCGGGTGGGGCCGGTGTCAGGCTGATGTCAGCGGGCTTCGGCTAGAGTCGAGGATTGTGGGGTTTTGGGAGTCAGCGGCGGATGGCCGCCGCACATGTCGAGGGGAGTCTTCATGTCAGAAGTGACAGTACGCAAACAAAGGCCGAAGCACCTGGCCGTGAACGAGATCCGGCTGCCGCTGCCGGGGATCGTGTCGATTCTTCACCGTGTCAGCGGGGCCGGGCTGTTTCTGCTGCTGCCCTTCCTGCTGTACCTGCTGGATCGCAGCCTGGGTTCGCCCGAGAGTTTCGCCACCTTCGAGGCCGTCGTCGGCCATCCGCTGGTCAAGCTGATACTCCTCGGTCTGCTGTGGGCCTTCCTGCATCACTTCTGTGCCGGTATCCGCTTTCTCGCGCTCGATCTCCACAAGGGGCTGGAGCTGCAGGCCGCGCGCAACTCGTCGCGCATCGTTCTGATCGTGAGCATCGCGCTCACCGTGATCATCGGGGTGAAGCTGTGGTGAATCGCAAAGTCGTCGGCGCCCACTACGGGCTGAAGGATTGGATCGCGCAGCGCGCGACCGCGGTGTACATGGCGCTCTACACGGTCGTGTTCGCAGTCTGTGCGCTGACCCTGCCGGAGCTGTCGTACGAAGCCTGGTCGGGTCTGTTCTCGAACGGCGTGTTCAAGTTTCTCTCCTTCCTGTTCTTCCTGTCGGTGTTCTATCACGCCTGGATCGGCGTGCGCGACATCTGGATGGACTACGTCAAGCCTGACGGCCTGCGCCTGGTGCTGCATCTCGTCACCCTCTTCCTGCTCGTCGGCTATGCCGGCTGGGCGGCCCAGATTCTTTGGAGGCTGTAAGCGTGAACGTCGCGAAGCGTACCTTTGATGCGGTCATCGTCGGCGCCGGCGGT
This DNA window, taken from Thauera sp. K11, encodes the following:
- the sdhC gene encoding succinate dehydrogenase, cytochrome b556 subunit is translated as MSEVTVRKQRPKHLAVNEIRLPLPGIVSILHRVSGAGLFLLLPFLLYLLDRSLGSPESFATFEAVVGHPLVKLILLGLLWAFLHHFCAGIRFLALDLHKGLELQAARNSSRIVLIVSIALTVIIGVKLW
- a CDS encoding GntR family transcriptional regulator — translated: MSHDAPTFSPLYRQIKALILQALEAGEWRPGQAIPSEQELAARFSVSQGTVRKAIDEMAADNLLVRKQGKGTYVASHNDPRALFRFLRLVPMDGNLSHPQSVPLDCWRAKAGQEASRMLGIEPGAPIIILRRLLRFGAKPVVIDEIYLPGDLFQGLNLEVLQDWSGSLYSLFETRFGMRMIRAQERIRAVAADRSAAEALKLAEGTPLLSVERVTYTYGDKPVEWRRGLYSTADHFYLNELN
- the sdhD gene encoding succinate dehydrogenase, hydrophobic membrane anchor protein yields the protein MVNRKVVGAHYGLKDWIAQRATAVYMALYTVVFAVCALTLPELSYEAWSGLFSNGVFKFLSFLFFLSVFYHAWIGVRDIWMDYVKPDGLRLVLHLVTLFLLVGYAGWAAQILWRL